One Vigna unguiculata cultivar IT97K-499-35 chromosome 11, ASM411807v1, whole genome shotgun sequence DNA window includes the following coding sequences:
- the LOC114169059 gene encoding lysine-specific histone demethylase 1 homolog 2, translating into METPSSNGSVSKRSLRRKVNLRNYDEDLMDELFEKQLGGGLKKRSRTKEDLEKETETEAMIAMSLGFPIDALLEEEVRAGVVRQLGGKEQNDYIVIRNHILALWRRGNVRLWLSKGMIRETVSNEYEHLINSAYDFLLYNGYINFGVSPAFTSQLPESNEGTAIVIGAGLAGLAAARQLLSFGYKVVVLEGRSRPGGRVYTQKVGREGKFSAIDLGGSIITGIHANPLGVLARQLSIPLHKVRDNCPLYKPNGAPVDTEMDARVEFVFNRLLDKVMELRQIMGGFASDTSLGSVLETLRQLYSVTKSTDERQLLDWHLANLEYANAGCLSNLSAAYWDQDDPYEMSGDHCFLAGGNTRLIKALCEGVPIFYGKTVNTIRYGDEGVEVIAGDQVFQADIALCTVPLGVLKKKAINFEPELPARKLAAIERMGFGLLNKVAMVFPYVFWGEDQDTFGCLNEYSHQRGEFFLFYCYHTVSGGPALVALVAGEAAQVFESTNPSILLHRVLTVLKGIFHPKGITVPDPIQSICTRWGSDPLSYGSYSHVSVHSSGDDYDILAENVGNRLFFAGEATSRQYPATMHGAFLSGLREASRIYRSSRLQNSTKKYGPKNIGPNHDILVELFKRPDFECGKFAFIFYSSSESLPSMGLLQVTFGDTEENHEELLYNYQNSIKWPLQLYTVLSREQAQQLQLVEGGDERRLSFLVKSLGLKLMGPSALFSAGNTLVANIAYSRKGRGRNRLITC; encoded by the exons ATGGAAACTCCGTCTTCGAATGGATCGGTTTCGAAGCGTTCACTGAGGAGGAAAGTGAATTTGAGGAACTATGATGAGGATCTGATGGATGAGTTGTTTGAGAAGCAGTTGGGGGGCGGTTTGAAGAAGAGGAGTAGGACCAAAGAGGATTTGGAAAAGGAGACTGAGACTGAGGCTATGATTGCGATGTCGCTTGGTTTCCCAATTGATGCTTTGCTTGAGGAGGAGGTTAGGGCTGGGGTTGTGAGGCAGTTGGGTGGGAAGGAGCAGAATGATTACATAGTCATAAGGAATCATATATTGGCTTTGTGGAGGAGGGGAAATGTGAGGTTGTGGTTGAGTAAAGGGATGATTAGAGAAACTGTGAGCAATGAGTATGAGCATTTGATTAATTCTGCTTATGACTTCCTTTTGTACAATGGCTACATAAATTTTGGGGTTTCCCCAGCATTTACTTCTCAATTGCCTGAGTCAAATGAGGGGACTGCTATTGTTATTGGTGCTGGCCTGGCAGGGTTGGCAGCAGCGAGGCAGCTGTTGTCGTTTGGTTACAAGGTTGTCGTTTTGGAAGGCAGAAGTCGGCCTGGTGGGCGAGTTTATACTCAGAAGGTAGGGCGTGAGGGGAAATTTTCTGCCATTGATCTTGGTGGGAGTATTATCACTGGCATTCATGCTAACCCTTTGGGGGTTCTGGCTAGACAACTTTCTATACCACTTCATAAAGTCAGAGATAATTGCCCTTTATATAAGCCAAATGGGGCACCGGTTGATACAGAAATGGATGCAAGGGTTGAATTTGTATTCAATAGGTTGCTTGACAAAGTTATGGAGCTGAGGCAAATTATGGGTGGGTTTGCAAGTGATACCTCACTTGGTTCGGTCTTGGAGACGCTCAGGCAGTTGTATAGTGTGACCAAAAGTACTGACGAGAGGCAGTTGCTTGATTGGCATCTTGCAAATTTGGAATACGCAAATGCTGGGTGCCTTTCAAATCTTTCGGCTGCCTACTGGGATCAAGATGATCCTTATGAAATGAGTGGTGATCACTGCTTTCTTGCTGGAGGGAATACGAGGTTGATAAAAGCTCTATGTGAAGGGGTTCCTATTTTCTATGGAAAGACGGTCAATACTATAAGATATGGAGACGAGGGTGTTGAGGTCATTGCTGGGGACCAAGTCTTTCAAGCAGATATTGCCTTATGTACTGTGCCCCTTGGAGTTCTGAAAAAGAAGGCCATCAATTTTGAACCAGAATTACCTGCAAGGAAACTGGCAGCAATTGAGAGGATGGGGTTTGGGCTGCTGAACAAAGTGGCTATGGTTTTTCCTTATGTATTCTGGGGGGAAGATCAAGACACATTTGGATGTCTCAATGAATATAGTCATCAACGTGGGGAGTTTTTCCTATTTTACTGTTACCACACAGTTTCTGGAGGCCCAGCACTTGTTGCGCTGGTGGCTGGGGAAGCTGCACAAGTCTTTGAATCCACAAATCCTTCCATTTTGCTCCATCGCGTGTTGACTGTTTTAAAAG GAATATTTCATCCTAAAGGCATTACTGTGCCTGATCCAATTCAGTCAATTTGTACAAGATGGGGAAGCGACCCCCTTTCTTACGGTTCCTACTCTCATGTTAGTGTGCATTCATCTGGTGATGATTATGATATACTAGCCGAAAACGTGGGAAACAGACTGTTCTTTGCTGGTGAGGCTACAAGCAGGCAGTATCCAGCAACTATGCACGGTGCTTTCTTGAGTGGCTTGAGGGAAGCTTCACGCATATACAGATCATCACGTCTGCAAAACAGTACTAAGAAATATGGGCCAAAGAATATTGGACCAAACCATGATATTCTAGTTGAATTATTCAAGAGACCCGATTTTGAATGTGGGAAGTttgctttcattttttattcttcctCAGAAAGCCTACCCTCAATGGGTCTTCTGCAGGTCACTTTTGGTGACACCGAAGAAAACCATGAGGAGCTGTTATACAACTATCAGAATTCGATTAAGTGGCCATTGCAGCTGTACACTGTATTATCCCGTGAACAAGCCCAGCAGCTACAACTAGTTGAGGGAGGAGATGAAAGAAGACTTTCATTTTTGGTCAAAAGCCTTGGCTTGAAGCTCATGGGACCAAGTGCCTTGTTTTCAGCAGGTAACACATTAGTAGCTAACATTGCATATTCTCGAAAAGGCCGTGGGAGGAACCGCTTAATTACTTGTTAA